From Panicum hallii strain FIL2 chromosome 2, PHallii_v3.1, whole genome shotgun sequence, a single genomic window includes:
- the LOC112881324 gene encoding uncharacterized protein LOC112881324, with the protein MEGNDADEHLSTAASVLKELSGTREEVERAREAAVQAWLASMPLAEELERLRAELAAAKSRLAATASEIPPLKSLIESTNGAVAERQAEAARKQAAAEELRRRVDSARAELRRLRAEIAATRDAKDALEQRVLIRRQAARAMQLAELAVTAETHALAWAAGAVAEQAARAPVGGGGEDAHHDVVALPARKLEELRRRVEAEERKAAERVEEAEAMRRAAKASRAAAVARLDAARAKRREAAAAAEVRRRDGDDIYGKRARSAPPPKSRSRRSCFSVKKLRSCLCARAKA; encoded by the coding sequence ATGGAAGGCAACGATGCAGACGAGCACCTGAGCACAGCTGCCAGTGTCCTCAAGGAGCTGTCGGGGACCAGGGAGGAGGTGGAGCGCGCCCGCGAGGCCGCCGTGCAGGCGTGGCTCGCGTCCATGCCGCTCGCCGAGGAGCTCGAGCGGCTCCGCGCCGAGCTGGCCGCGGCCAAGAGCCGCCTCGCCGCGACGGCGTCCGAGATACCGCCGCTCAAGTCGCTGATCGAGTCCACGAACGGTGCGGTTGCCGAGAGGCAGGCGGAGGCAGCGAGGAAGCAGGCTGCCGCGGAGGAGCTCCGGCGGCGCGTCGACAGCGCgcgagccgagctccggcggctgcgggcggagaTCGCCGCGACGAGGGACGCGAAGGACGCGCTGGAGCAGCGGGTGCTCATCCGGCGCCAGGCCGCGCGCGCGATGCAGCTGGCCGAGCTCGCCGTCACGGCGGAGACCCACGCGCTGGCTTGGGCCGCGGGCGCGGTCGCCGAgcaggccgcgcgcgcgcctgtcgggggcggcggcgaggacgccCACCACGACGTCGTGGCGCTGCCGGCGCGGAAGCTCGAGGAGCTGCGCAGGCGCGTGGAGGCCGAGGAGCGGAAGGCCGCAGAGCGCGTCGAGGAGGCCGAGGCGATGCGGCGCGCGGCGAAGGCGAGCAGGGCGGCCGCCGTGGCGAGGCTGGACGCGGCGCGCGCCAAGAGAagggaggccgccgccgccgccgaggttcGCCGCCGTGACGGTGACGACATCTACGGCAAGCGGGCGAGGAGTGCACCGCCGCCGAagagccggagccggaggtcTTGCTTCTCGGTGAAGAAGCTACGCAGCTGCTTGTGCGCCAGGGCCAAAGCTTGA
- the LOC112883420 gene encoding uncharacterized protein LOC112883420, whose product MDFSAGGGRGGRGEPARWLEIAGKLLAARDLVGCKRLAERAVEADPNLPGADELLAVADVLLASQRQLPSGRADPVAVLQLQPCPDPAAVKRAFGRLSQLVSAPRNPRPAADTALHFVQEAFADLSKNASSDTAPATASTPPASGGASAAAADADAFWTACPYCCHVYEYQRALVGRALRCQSAGCRRAFVATEIPTVPPIVPGTDMYYCAWGFFPMGFPKAADLSTNWRPFCPMFPGNFQSPPQPASARAAKVDHINVQSPLQPASAGAANLDSRNFQSPPQTATAGTANVDVQNVENNGIPINANATQANVQPANKSGVRGSPAGPSRGRMKKTTARKKVGAVLKKHASSGVESGIEPSMLGSDSWNGNAGSGSAQTAGTREININEVAKPTDGATVLNFGGDEDIGFDLDVDATDAILGNLQHLPFLREDDNTRRMF is encoded by the coding sequence ATGGATTtctccgccggcggcggcaggggcggccgCGGCGAGCCGGCCCGGTGGCTGGAGATCGCCGGGAAGCTCCTCGCCGCGCGGGACCTGGTCGGATGCAAGCGCCTGGCGGAGCGCGCGGTGGAGGCGGACCCGAATCTCCCGGgtgccgacgagctcctcgccgtcgccgacgtCCTTCTCGCCTCCCAGCGCCAGCTCCCCTCCGGCCGCGCCGATCCGGTCGCCGTCCTACAGCTCCAGCCCTgccccgaccccgccgccgtcAAGCGTGCCTTTGGCCGCCTCTCCCAGCTCGTGTCCGCCCCGCGTAACCCCCGTCCCGCCGCGGACACCGCCCTCCACTTCGTCCAAGAAGCCTTCGCTGATCTCTCCAAGAACGCCTCCAGCGATACGGCTCCTGCTACTGCTTCTACTCCTCCTGCTTCAGGGGGTGcctcggcggccgcggccgatGCCGATGCGTTCTGGACGGCGTGCCCCTACTGCTGCCACGTCTACGAGTACCAGCGCGCGCTGGTGGGGCGCGCGCTCAGGTGCCAGAGCGCCGGGTGCCGGCGCGCGTTCGTGGCCACCGAGATCCCGACCGTGCCGCCTATTGTGCCGGGCACCGACATGTACTACTGCGCGTGGGGTTTCTTCCCCATGGGCTTCCCTAAGGCAGCTGATTTGAGCACCAACTGGAGGCCATTTTGCCCCATGTTTCCCGGGAATTTTCAATCTCCGCCGCAGCCAGCATCTGCAAGAGCTGCCAAGGTTGATCACATCAATGTTCAATCTCCGCTGCAGCCAGCATCTGCAGGGGCTGCCAATCTTGATTCCAGGAATTTTCAATCTCCGCCGCAGACGGCAACTGCTGGGACTGCCAATGTTGATGTACAAAATGTTGAGAATAATGGCATACCTATTAATGCCAATGCAACACAAGCAAATGTGCAGCCAGCAAATAAGAGTGGTGTCCGTGGCAGTCCAGCAGGGCCATCTAGAGGTAGGATGAAGAAGACAACAGCCCGCAAGAAGGTTGGTGCCGTTCTTAAGAAGCACGCTTCCAGTGGGGTGGAAAGTGGCATTGAGCCATCTATGCTTGGGTCGGATTCATGGAATGGGAATGCAGGTAGTGGTAGTGCACAGACAGCGGGTACTAGAGAGATCAACATAAATGAGGTGGCAAAGCCAACTGATGGAGCCACAGTGCTGAATTTTGGTGGGGATGAGGACATTGGGTTTGATTTGGATGTTGATGCAACAGATGCCATATTGGGAAATTTACAGCACCTGCCATTCTTGAGGGAGGATGACAATACCAGAAGAATGTTTTAG
- the LOC112880496 gene encoding AP-4 complex subunit mu, translated as MISQFFVLSQRGDHIVFRDYRGEVPKGSAEIFFRKVKFWNDDEAEEAPPVFNVDGVNYIHVKVAGLFFVVTTMVNVSPSLLLELLQRIARVTKDYLGVLNEDSLRKNFILVYELLDEVIDFGYPQTTSTEVLKSYIFNEPIMVDAGRLPPLGPAAMFMQGTKRMPGTAVTKSVVANEPGGKKREEIFVDIIERISVTFSSSGYILTSEIDGTIQMKSYLTGNPEIRLALNEDLSIGRTGSSSYDYRSSSGGGAVILDDCNFHESVHLDSFDIDRTLTLIPPDGEFAVMNYRMTQEFKPPFRVTALIEEAGPSRADVLLKIRADFSANVTANTITVQMPVPSYTMRASFELEAGAVGQTTDFKEGSRRLEWNLKKIVGGSEHTLRAKLTFSQESHGNITKEAGPVNMNFTIPMYNASKLQVRYLQIAKKSKTYNPYRWVRYVTQANSYVARL; from the exons ATGATCTCGCAATTCTTCGTGTTGTCGCAGCGCGGCGACCACATCGTCTTCCGCGACT ATCGCGGCGAGGTGCCTAAGGGCAGCGCGGAGATCTTCTTCCGGAAGGTGAAGTTCTGGAACGACGACGAGGCAGAGGAGGCGCCCCCAGTCTTC AATGTTGATGGGGTTAACTATATTCACGTCAAGGTCGCAGGACTATTTTTTGTAGTAACTACAATGGTTAATGTTTCTCCATCCCTTCTCTTGGAACTTCTGCAAAGGATTGCACGTGTCACAAAAGATTATCTTGGTGTTCTGAATGAAGATTCACTGCGGAAGAATTTTATTTTGGTGTATGAATTGCTCGACGAAGTCATT GACTTTGGATACCCACAAACAACCTCTACTGAGGTTCTGAAGTCATACATATTCAATGAACCTATCATGGTTGATGCTGGACGGCTACCACCGCTTGGTCCTGCTGCTATGTTCATG CAAGGCACAAAGCGTATGCCAGGTACAGCTGTTACAAAATCTGTTGTTGCTAATGAGCCTGGGGGGAAGAAGAGGGAGGAAATTTTTGTTGATATAATTGAGAGAATAAGTGTGACATTCAGCTCTAGT GGCTACATACTTACATCTGAGATTGATGGAACAATTCAAATGAAAAGTTACCTCACTGGAAACCCAGAAATTCGTCTTGCTCTCAATGAGGATTTGAGCATTGGAAGAACCGGATCTTCTTCCTATG ATTACAGAAGTtcttctggaggaggagcaGTCATTCTCGATGATTGTAACTTCCATGAGTCAGTACATCTGGACAGCTTTGACATTGACAGAACTTTGACTTTA ATACCACCTGATGGAGAATTTGCTGTAATGAACTACCGGATGACCCAAGAATTTAAGCCACCGTTCCGTGTAACTGCACTGATTGAAGAAGCTGGACCATCGAGG GCTGACGTTCTACTGAAGATAAGAGCAGACTTCTCTGCAAATGTCACAGCTAACACAATCACAGTACAAATGCCAGTGCCCTCCTACACAATGAG agcaagttttgaGTTGGAAGCTGGAGCAGTTGGGCAAACAACAGATTTTAAGGAGGGATCCAGGAGACTTGAGTGGAATCTAAAGAAG ATTGTTGGTGGTTCTGAGCACACCCTTCGTGCAAAGCTGACATTTTCCCAGGAGTCACATG GAAATATCACAAAGGAAGCTGGTCCGGTGAACATGAATTTCACTATACCTATGTACAATGCGTCAAAGTTGCAG GTCAGGTATCTTCAGATAGCGAAGAAATCAAAGACATACAATCCATACAGATGGGTGCGATATGTAACACAAGCTAACTCCTACGTAGCTCGTCTATGA
- the LOC112880497 gene encoding ADP-ribosylation factor-related protein 1-like: MFSLFYGLWNHVFSKTEFHVLILGVHKAGKTTLLEKLKSIYLKGEGLPHDRIVPTVGLNIGRIEDANVKLVFWDLGGQPGLRTIWEKYYEEAHAVIYVIDSSAAASFEDAKSALEKVLRHEDLQGAPILIFANKQDSPAAVSEEELARHLHLKELDERSCMFQAGSAFDGTGIKHGIDWLVEEMERSKRTELLRMRTEAAGKI; this comes from the exons ATGTTCTCCTTGTTCTATGGCCTATGGAATCATGTCTTCAGCAAGACAGAGTTCCATGTGCTTATCCTTGGAGTTCATAAGGCTGGGAAGACG ACCTTGCTAGAAAAGTTGAAGTCGATCTACCTGAAGGGAGAAGGACTTCCGCATGATCGTATTGTTCCAACAGTTGGGCTTAATATTGGGCGTATTGAAGATGCGAATGTAAAGCTTGTCTTCTGGGACCTGGGAGGTCAG CCTGGCCTACGAACAATATGGGAGAAATATTATGAGGAGGCACATGCTGTAATATATGTTATTGATTCTTCTGCTGCTGCATCATTTGAGGATGCCAAGTCCGCTCTTG AGAAAGTTCTCCGCCATGAAGATCTGCAAGGAGCGCCGATACTCATATTTGCAAATAAACAG GATTCACCAGCAGCTGTCTCGGAGGAAGAATTGGCTAGACATCTGCATCTTAAAGAGTTAGATGAGAGGTCATGCATGTTCCAGGCTGGATCTGCTTTTGATGG GACAGGGATCAAACATGGTATTGACTGGCTGGTAGAAGAAATGGAGAGGAGTAAACGCACTGAGTTGCTGAGGATGCGTACAGAAGCAGCTGGGAAGATTTAA
- the LOC112880498 gene encoding dolichyl-diphosphooligosaccharide--protein glycosyltransferase subunit 4A produces the protein MFDDQDLGFFANFLGIFIFVLVIAYHFVMADPKYEGN, from the coding sequence ATGTTTGACGACCAAGACCTGGGCTTCTTTGCCAATTTCCTGGGCATCTTCATCTTTGTCTTGGTTATTGCCTACCACTTCGTGATGGCAGACCCGAAGTACGAAGGAAACTGA
- the LOC112883126 gene encoding LOW QUALITY PROTEIN: uncharacterized protein LOC112883126 (The sequence of the model RefSeq protein was modified relative to this genomic sequence to represent the inferred CDS: inserted 2 bases in 1 codon; deleted 3 bases in 2 codons), which yields MVSGRSANMLLLTVLVLSIASLSLALANGGHLQLPILLAELKDHGYLRHGGRAVFLGDAASWLPFLERNHRSVAPVSSVQLRAIPDGSVDFVVRHGDGVEFGLLDRVLKVGGVAAVFAASESARQLPDNYRVVCAPRSENEGALAFAAEKNXALLQAPGRAEEDVLAGLEGVLLEPPQKRHVVRRLRPKFLPELTGDSLERYRRRVFIDITPAPGGGAASWFKKHYPRGRHEFEGVRLTAAAGVQSTAAAAGIGDWLEGNMREEDYVVVKAGVEAAEEMLRQGAAVVRRVDELFLDCGEGDSATSNSGRRPYGHWQCLALYGRLRDQGVAVHGAPMVERHAQVKRKRNGS from the exons ATGGTCAGCGGAAGGAGTGCTAACATGCTTCTCCTCACCGTCCTTGTGCTCTCGATCGCCTCGCTCAGCCTCGCGCTAGCGAACGgcggccacctccagctgccgaTCCTTCTCGCCGAGCTGAAAGACCACGGCTACCTGCGCCACGGCGGGCGCGCGGTCTTCCTCGGAGACGCCGCGTCGTGGCTCCCGTTTCTTGAAAGGAACCAC CGCTCGGTCGCTCCGGTCAGCTCCGTGCAGCTTCGAGCGATCCCTGACGGATCCGTCGACTTCGTCGTCcgccacggcgacggcgtggaGTTTGGGCTCCTCGATCGCGTCCTCAAGGTCGGCGGCGTCGCGGCCGTTTTCGCCGCGTCGGAATCGGCGCGGCAGCTACCTGACAACTACAGGGTCGTGTGCGCGCCCCGCTCCGAGAACGAGGGCGCCCTCGCCTTCGCCGCGGAGAAGAA GGCGCTTCTACAGGCTCCGGGTCGCGCGGAGGAGGACGTTCTGGCCGGCCTCGAGGGCGTCCTCCTCGAGCCCCCGCAGAAGCGGCACGTCGTACGGCGGCTGCGCCCAAAGTTCCTCCCGGAGCTGACCGGCGACTCGCTGGAACGGTACCGACGCCGGGTGTTCATCGACATCACgccggctccaggcggcggcgcggcgtcgtggTTCAAGAAGCATTACCCGAGGGGGAGGCACGAGTTCGAGGGCGTGCGCCTCACGGCCGCCGCGGGCGTGcagagcacggcggcggccgcggggatCGGGGACTGGCTGGAAGGGAACATGAGGGAGGAGGACTACGTGGTGGTGAAGGCCGGCGTGGAAGCGGCCGAGGAGATGCTCCGGCAGGGCGCCGCCGTCGTGCGCCGCGTCGACGAGCTCTTCTTGGACTGCGGGGAGGGCGACAGCGCCACCAGCAATTCGGGGCGGCGACCCTAC GGGCACTGGCAATGCCTGGCCCTTTACGGACGCCTACGAGATCAGGGCGTCGCCGTGCACGGTGCACCAATGGTGGAGCGGCATGCTCAAGTGAAGAGAAAGAGAAACGGGAGCTGA
- the LOC112881975 gene encoding cyclin-D2-2-like, which translates to MGILCFGASSALLCGEDRNSILGLGACDGGGDELVEVGSGLDFFDAAGAVFPVDTDEAVRALMEKETDHMPPEGYAERLEHAGLESSWRRDAMDWICKVHSYYNFGPLSLYLAVNYLDRFLSSYNLPHDQPWMKQLLSVACLSIAVKMEETVVPLPVDLQVCDVKFEFEARTIGRMEILVLSTLKWRMQAVTPFTFISYFLDKFSEGKPPSFALASQCAEIIVGTLKGSTFLSFRPSEIAAAAALAVVSSNQVVGFGSVLSASGIPVNKEMIARCYELMQERALVKKRVHIDGSPSVPQSPIGVLDAACFSFRSEDSTLGSSQSNISSNNNNQASTQASKRRRLSISPI; encoded by the exons ATGGGCATCCTCTGCTTCGGCGCTTCCTCCGCCCTGCTCTGCGGGGAGGACAGGAACAGCATCCTCGGCCTGGGCGcctgcgacggcggcggcgacgagcttgTGGAGGTGGGGAGTGGCCTCGATTTCTTTgacgccgccggcgccgtgTTCCCCGTGGACACCGATGAGGCCGTGCGGGCGCTGATGGAAAAGGAGACGGACCACATGCCTCCGGAGGGCTATGCGGAGAGGCTGGAGCACGCCGGATTGGAGTCATCTTGGAGGAGAGACGCCATGGATTGGATTTGCAAG GTCCATTCCTACTACAACTTTGGACCACTCAGTCTTTACCTCGCTGTGAATTACCTGGATAGATTCCTCTCCTCTTATAATCTCCCA CATGACCAGCCTTGGATGAAACAGTTGCTGTCAGTTGCTTGCCTATCTATTGCTGTCAAGATGGAGGAGACCGTGGTCCCTCTTCCTGTGGACCTTCAG GTCTGTGATGTGAAGTTTGAGTTTGAAGCAAGGACTATTGGGAGGATGGAGATCCTTGTCCTGAGTACCCTAAAATGGAGAATGCAAGCTGTGACCCCGTTCACTTTCATCAGCTACTTCCTGGATAAGTTTAGTGAAGGGAAGCCACCGAGTTTTGCACTGGCCTCACAGTGCGCCGAGATCATAGTTGGCACTCTGAAAG GCTCTACATTCTTGTCATTTAGACCATCTGAGATTGCTGCAGCGGCGGCGCTAGCAGTGGTTTCTTCAAATCAGGTTGTTGGCTTTGGGAGTGTTCTTTCAGCATCTGGAATCCCTGTAAATAAG GAGATGATTGCTAGATGCTATGAGTTAATGCAAGAGCGGGCACTGGTGAAGAAGAGAGTGCACATTGATGGAAGCCCTTCAGTGCCACAGAGCCCGATTGGTGTGTTGGATGCAGCATGCTTCAGCTTTAGGAGCGAAGATTCAACACTAGGATCATCACAGTCAAACATCAGTAGTAACAACAACAATCAGGCCTCTACTCAAGCTTCCAAGAGGAGAAGGCTTAGCATTTCACCAATCTGA